From a single Bacillus pseudomycoides DSM 12442 genomic region:
- a CDS encoding LysR family transcriptional regulator — translation MQIDDFQMMVVLAQESNMRKAAERLFVSQPALSQRLQSMEKQWGMKFFIRSQKGLTITPEGEKVANYAKDMLQREEAIKSELAIYRTETYGTLKIAVASVIGQYWLPPVLKRFVQKYPFVKISLFTGWSSEVQKQFYEGDVHVAILRGKQEYKGYKQQLFEDELYLVDTEIKDISMLKDTNRPFIQFKSDSTYYGQIQNWWYSLFSNPPKRTIVVDQIETCKQLVLNGIGYALLPSTVLKEVREKTYKTPVQLTRETWLLTSDSARQLKQVQAFLDIIEEIQMEK, via the coding sequence TTGCAAATTGATGATTTTCAAATGATGGTTGTTTTAGCACAGGAATCCAATATGAGAAAAGCTGCGGAGCGCTTATTCGTTTCACAACCTGCACTCAGTCAACGATTACAATCAATGGAAAAACAGTGGGGAATGAAATTTTTTATCCGTTCTCAAAAAGGCCTGACAATTACACCAGAAGGGGAAAAAGTGGCCAATTATGCGAAAGATATGTTGCAAAGGGAAGAGGCAATTAAAAGTGAATTAGCAATCTATCGTACGGAAACATATGGGACATTAAAGATAGCTGTGGCATCTGTGATTGGACAATATTGGTTACCACCTGTTTTAAAGCGGTTTGTACAAAAATATCCATTTGTTAAAATTTCCCTTTTCACGGGATGGAGTAGTGAAGTACAGAAGCAATTCTATGAAGGGGATGTTCATGTAGCTATACTACGAGGGAAACAAGAATATAAAGGGTATAAACAGCAATTATTTGAGGATGAGCTGTATTTAGTTGACACAGAAATTAAAGATATTTCTATGTTGAAAGATACAAACAGACCGTTTATACAATTTAAAAGCGATTCCACATACTATGGACAAATACAAAATTGGTGGTATAGTTTATTTTCTAATCCTCCTAAACGAACGATTGTAGTTGATCAAATTGAAACATGTAAGCAGCTCGTTTTAAATGGAATTGGTTATGCGCTGTTGCCTTCTACTGTGTTAAAAGAAGTAAGAGAAAAGACATATAAAACGCCTGTTCAATTGACTCGAGAAACGTGGTTATTGACAAGCGATTCTGCAAGGCAACTTAAGCAAGTGCAAGCATTTTTAGATATTATAGAAGAAATTCAAATGGAAAAATAA
- the cbpB gene encoding cyclic-di-AMP-binding protein CbpB, with translation MISIPKDEFQQVLVKDLMISSEKVAHVQIGNSLEHALLVLVKSGYSAIPVLDPMYKLHGLISTAMILDGILGLERIEFEKLEDMKVENVMKKDIPNLGLEDSFAKALEMTIDHPFICAVNNDGYFEGILTRRAILKLLNKKVRQYNR, from the coding sequence ATGATTAGTATTCCGAAAGATGAGTTTCAACAAGTTCTTGTAAAGGATTTAATGATTTCATCAGAAAAAGTTGCACATGTTCAAATTGGAAATAGCTTAGAACATGCTTTACTTGTTCTTGTAAAGTCTGGATATTCTGCGATTCCTGTTTTAGATCCCATGTATAAATTGCATGGATTAATAAGTACTGCGATGATTTTGGATGGTATTTTAGGGTTAGAACGCATTGAATTTGAAAAGCTTGAGGATATGAAAGTGGAGAATGTAATGAAAAAGGACATTCCGAATCTTGGACTTGAAGATTCATTTGCTAAAGCGTTAGAAATGACAATTGATCATCCATTTATTTGTGCTGTAAACAATGACGGGTACTTTGAAGGAATTTTAACAAGGCGTGCTATTTTAAAATTGTTGAACAAAAAAGTAAGACAGTATAATCGATAA
- the dapD gene encoding 2,3,4,5-tetrahydropyridine-2,6-dicarboxylate N-acetyltransferase, whose protein sequence is MKMMDANEIISFIQKSEKKTPVKVYIKGDLKEVTFPETVQAFVNKKSGVLFGEWSEIKTILEDNKKHVVDYVVENDRRNSAIPMLDLKGIKARIEPGAIIRDHVEIGDNAVIMMNATINIGAVIGEGSMIDMNAVLGGRATVGKNCHVGAGAVLAGVIEPPSAKPVIVEDDVVIGANVVVLEGVTVGKGAVVAAGAVVTEDVPPYTVVAGTPARVIKEIDEKTKAKTEIKQELRQLNPEK, encoded by the coding sequence ATGAAAATGATGGATGCAAACGAAATTATTTCGTTTATTCAAAAAAGCGAGAAGAAAACTCCTGTAAAGGTATACATAAAAGGGGATTTAAAAGAAGTAACATTCCCTGAAACAGTACAAGCATTTGTAAATAAAAAATCTGGTGTTTTATTTGGAGAATGGTCTGAGATTAAGACAATTCTTGAAGACAATAAAAAGCACGTTGTAGATTACGTTGTTGAAAACGACCGTCGTAATTCTGCTATTCCAATGCTTGATTTAAAAGGTATTAAAGCTCGTATTGAACCAGGTGCAATTATTCGTGACCATGTTGAAATCGGTGATAATGCAGTTATTATGATGAATGCAACGATTAATATCGGTGCAGTAATCGGTGAAGGTTCAATGATTGATATGAATGCAGTGCTTGGCGGACGTGCTACAGTAGGTAAAAACTGTCACGTTGGTGCTGGGGCAGTACTTGCAGGTGTGATCGAACCACCTTCTGCAAAACCAGTTATCGTTGAAGATGACGTTGTAATTGGTGCAAATGTAGTTGTCCTAGAAGGTGTTACAGTTGGTAAAGGCGCGGTTGTTGCAGCAGGTGCAGTTGTAACGGAAGATGTACCGCCATATACAGTGGTTGCAGGAACACCAGCTCGTGTTATTAAAGAAATTGATGAGAAGACAAAAGCAAAAACAGAAATTAAACAAGAACTTCGTCAATTAAACCCAGAAAAATAA
- a CDS encoding N-acetyldiaminopimelate deacetylase, with translation MTVSKFVQIRRDLHKIPELGFKEWKTQQYILDYIYTLPKEYIEVKTWKTGVIVKVNGRNPRKTIGYRADIDGLPISEETGYEFASIHEGMMHACGHDVHATIGLGLLTAVVNDRIDDNLVVIFQPAEEGPGGALPMLGSEELQEWKPDIILGLHIAPEYPVGTIATKEGLLFANTSELYIDLKGKGGHAAYPHTANDMIVAASHLVTQLQSVVSRNVNPLDSAVITIGKITGGTVQNIIAEKSRLEGTIRTLSVESMRRVKSRIEAIVTGIEAAFQCEAVIDYGAMYHQVYNHEELTQEFMMFASEQTNMNVVTCTEAMTGEDFGYMLRDIPGFMFWLGVDSEYGLHHAKLQPKEEAIEQTISFLNQYVKWKGNRG, from the coding sequence ATGACAGTCAGTAAATTTGTACAAATTCGTAGGGATTTACATAAGATTCCGGAGTTAGGGTTTAAGGAATGGAAAACACAACAATATATTTTAGATTATATTTATACTCTTCCTAAGGAATATATTGAAGTTAAAACATGGAAAACGGGCGTAATCGTTAAAGTGAATGGCAGAAATCCAAGGAAAACGATTGGTTATCGTGCAGATATTGATGGTTTACCGATTTCAGAGGAAACTGGGTATGAATTCGCTTCTATTCATGAAGGAATGATGCATGCATGTGGTCATGATGTGCATGCTACAATCGGCTTAGGACTCTTAACAGCGGTTGTAAATGACAGGATAGATGATAACCTTGTAGTTATTTTTCAACCGGCGGAGGAAGGACCAGGTGGCGCTTTACCTATGTTAGGAAGCGAAGAACTACAAGAGTGGAAGCCTGATATCATTCTAGGTCTTCATATCGCACCAGAGTATCCAGTGGGGACAATCGCAACAAAAGAAGGATTACTATTTGCAAATACATCGGAACTATATATTGATTTAAAAGGAAAAGGTGGACATGCAGCATATCCACATACTGCGAACGATATGATCGTTGCGGCAAGTCATCTTGTTACACAGCTTCAATCGGTTGTTAGTCGTAATGTGAATCCACTTGATAGTGCGGTTATTACAATTGGTAAAATTACAGGTGGTACAGTCCAAAACATTATTGCAGAAAAGTCTCGCCTAGAAGGGACAATTCGAACACTATCAGTTGAATCGATGAGACGAGTGAAGAGCAGAATAGAAGCGATTGTCACAGGTATCGAAGCAGCATTTCAATGTGAAGCTGTTATTGATTATGGAGCAATGTATCATCAAGTATATAATCATGAAGAGTTAACGCAAGAGTTTATGATGTTTGCATCTGAGCAAACGAATATGAATGTTGTTACATGTACAGAGGCGATGACAGGAGAAGATTTCGGGTATATGCTTCGTGATATCCCAGGATTTATGTTTTGGCTTGGGGTAGACTCAGAATATGGTTTACATCATGCAAAGCTACAACCGAAAGAAGAGGCAATCGAACAAACCATTTCGTTTTTAAATCAATATGTAAAATGGAAAGGGAACAGGGGTTAA
- a CDS encoding peroxiredoxin, whose amino-acid sequence MAERMVAKQAPRFEMDAVMPNKEFGKVSLEEVMKQDKWTVLFFYPMDFTFVCPTEIIALSDRYDEFEDLDAEVIGVSTDTIHTHLAWINTDRTKNGLGELKYPLAADTNHVVSRDYGVLLEEEGIALRGLFIISPEGELMYQVVHHNNIGREVDEVIRVLQALQTGGLCPANWKPGQATLNV is encoded by the coding sequence ATGGCAGAACGTATGGTAGCAAAACAAGCGCCACGCTTTGAAATGGACGCTGTTATGCCAAACAAAGAATTTGGTAAAGTAAGTCTTGAAGAGGTTATGAAACAGGACAAATGGACGGTACTTTTCTTCTATCCAATGGACTTCACTTTCGTATGTCCAACAGAAATTATCGCACTTTCTGATCGTTATGATGAGTTCGAAGATTTAGATGCAGAAGTAATTGGTGTATCTACTGATACAATTCACACTCACTTAGCTTGGATTAACACTGACCGTACGAAAAACGGTTTAGGTGAATTAAAATACCCTCTAGCTGCTGATACAAACCATGTAGTATCTCGTGACTACGGTGTATTACTTGAAGAAGAAGGTATCGCACTTCGTGGTTTATTCATCATTAGCCCAGAAGGCGAATTAATGTACCAAGTTGTACATCACAACAACATTGGCCGTGAAGTTGACGAAGTAATTCGTGTTCTTCAAGCTCTTCAAACTGGTGGACTTTGCCCAGCAAACTGGAAACCAGGTCAAGCAACTTTAAACGTTTAA
- the abbA gene encoding antirepressor AbbA, translated as MQTEVTLTNEEKSLLLDILFRQNYATEILAVELTDIEIGLKKADISQYRRITRLFNRLKNEGY; from the coding sequence ATGCAGACGGAAGTTACTTTAACAAACGAAGAAAAAAGCTTGCTGTTAGATATTTTATTTCGTCAAAACTACGCTACTGAAATTCTAGCTGTTGAGCTTACAGATATTGAAATTGGTTTAAAAAAAGCTGATATTTCCCAATATAGAAGAATTACAAGGTTATTTAATCGATTAAAAAATGAAGGATACTAA